TGCATCCTCCAGCGGATGGTTCGGAGTAGCACCATCTCAGCTGTGGATTCGTTCATGGCCACCAGCCAAGTGGTGAAGCGTTGGTCCCTCTGGATGGAGCTCAGGAGAGGGGGACTGCTAGTGGTGCCCACTGGGACACTCCACGTCACACTTGGGCAGAAGTTGTCGTTCATGCTGACAGTGAGTTTGGTGCTCTTCTTGGTGGGGCCCACTATTGTGTACATCTCAGTGGTGCAGCCGTACCAGGGGTAATTCACACCGTCTGAATCACTGATGGCCTGGATCTGACCACATCTCAGCTCTGGGAGCTCCCAGCTGGATCTAAAGGGGAAAGATGACACTTATTTTTCAGGATGTTTATATGATATGTGATATATAAGGTGGCGTGTTAATACACTCTTGCATCAGCGATGTACCTTAAATATTTCCACTAATTATTTTCCACCCAATCtatggaattaaaaaaaaaaaaaaaaaaaaaaaaacagtaaacagTATTTGTGTctaaaagtttcaaaacaagAAAGTACAAAGAACTACAAGATATTCTTAACAATTAACAAACATGTAATTTCCTGGAGGATGTTAATGTcataaaaaatgtgaattgaTAATCTTAGTAGACATAAAACCTCAGCTAGCTTTCTCAGGACTGACGCTGGTAAAGGACAAGCCTTTTGTCCTGGTAGGGGTGTGTTCAACTTTTCTGCTGTTGGGGAAACAATCCCAGGAAATTGGACCATAAACATCACTAACATCCTGAGAAATAGTTTTTGCATAGTTTTTCAGCAGCATCATTCGGttcttttttaacaatattttaatggtattttactgCCCTCTTAACACCCCCAGTGGGGCAAGGTgggaatatttttttctattttcaactattttctgtttttttgacACAATAAATGCgactaaattttatttatatattatacaacattaaaaaataatatgcatTGACTTTTATACAAAATTGTTTTGCAAGTTTGTAGTTGCAAATTTATTCTCATTCTCAAAATGTCTAATTTATAAGCTAAACTTTTTTTCACTTGAATGACTGGATAATTTCTTAAGTTTTAAAATAACCAAATAATACATTAAGTAAGTAATTTTACCCGTGAATACTATTGCTGAGTGCAAATATTTGACTGACAAATTGTGCCATTTATgggtacactttta
This Ctenopharyngodon idella isolate HZGC_01 chromosome 5, HZGC01, whole genome shotgun sequence DNA region includes the following protein-coding sequences:
- the fam78aa gene encoding protein FAM78A isoform X2 yields the protein MPHYWTVPNRSSWELPELRCGQIQAISDSDGVNYPWYGCTTEMYTIVGPTKKSTKLTVSMNDNFCPSVTWSVPVGTTSSPPLLSSIQRDQRFTTWLVAMNESTAEMVLLRTIRWRMQICIKVDPKKPLGQRAIVMEPLIQEQPQVLVRNEPIPTNALLKPNANDAQVLMWRPKNGEPIVVIPPKYHEGYFLPS